The Bombus terrestris chromosome 4, iyBomTerr1.2, whole genome shotgun sequence genome has a window encoding:
- the LOC100645484 gene encoding kinetochore-associated protein 1 isoform X2, with protein MFLQNKSDEYINIYLATKNGAIYRVLQFNPKLIQLTLINEINIDAIKEITKEVKCEQLFKGFSSDEVIYATASVTTREVSIAMLCSNMLFMWPSEQHINFNTFHYNYIKVKFLKSYIAMLCLRTDYTLSIICPQTLLGIQVYSKPISDFAIIENNDNGICQILVLTFDNDCTTYMLHVLSYPDFQEKFKINVPPITYLIEIMDPYDEIILYLEGINNFTNNEYIDTVRVKAVSESLPEYQLQRLVRKKQFDAAEAFAYKFNLSTDPIYCAKAALLLSQLGPWAKNTSSPFQLDMLFNIFDKIKDVQYVVECCSKALIPEYKQMRNIYLYARSRIIESTAEDNKYLKLLSSINDILHKLETFHMIWGYKKNVKCYDEDIMNEWIKFSRANLMEEYKTHLSLGEMEAATLIWTRHLPDIIKHVSIEIVKDIFAILPEKISLVALWTWLSHFIPSLLSFVPNAMCEIMLWGIKKVKSFEQFHRSEWPQIGIDFAEKFIKLLKFEESHHSLYFQQECLNKDSDLKQLVFLIQAMSDIQKLKVDYRLAISLNSYIGDPMEVSYILLDKIHINIIQEFINTFLKQYMLNNSLQNDYVLSSYIQKTLRNSKSWWSGEEAPWEKKVILIIDLIQDIETKLQQTLEVLKKATVPWSSTIVTLTETSYNSDHILISQIRMEHNCVPIKLILKKYGYERIGINNKLIHCIIKENHESMISDIEQITKNDLLSRKKAFASCVNYYLVRGNFENVTKTLSSLENDILVYCCVQIVNFVRAGLTLKVMPESLIHHIEMLGWVKLQLKKLSKTCKIQSHHCNNVIDSINEIKSMYFLKKDFQINVTLEEYQDKKKQILQNYVRRLCDMDIEKDENLFISYKKVMKVADLLKLQRIDAISILLEQTKSINILNYFIRYKEGQLNIMTHECQYIHKICLFIMQDITRDADIAVTVQSLSSAALCVCSDDELQSMLLLYTWANLYQMCSNKNLKYGSNSVDIKHEELSRSQWKLYTIYKDLAIATDEFLLPLFKNAISIQRNYMAKLKHDIKHVSSDATDEYFDQLNAEEALKNLLNKIKKLKVEHNDYCLLQIIKTLYFNFCIIQNISDTLLIEIKSIYFHLSMILLKKIICSRSFDLQLSLSCLFMLSDSEACKWISSACKSFQPDYARHSRITILGYEYFHLTGNQICLQTFKNNKILHYWTQKLSKYLISYKELLTSDATIKREILQRIMNYNDDMVPLFQEFCFDFGFDIQDCLLLYLQTVVKTWNPKLNINNYNGKKELHINENEVNELRKKCNIIATYITDKIALKDSVTSVLSQINFYYYEVFIILMDLIEDKNIEHRNYFCFLQNYTRTGLATQIECEEWMHLNPGYTSLPPIAEWRLPFLPKVELWKLITPELNLKTYEKWLDIAPVLKLQPHIVCTLAIKGEVTRAWKNKHKMDKWSLCSKNGSLLDDIKRCIERMTGPDALYYGTAALYYVVNHTPPGADQVAAVEECYKYAQLSAQKSTTFEEGMLEKIKFKYLRFTSEHVLRVHGLDNKNYLSLIGNPNKLVRELYADESIPQRYQCVTNHRPDINTAVNSLSQLFSINVVKLRIELLQEWLQPDTKYIKFNQSITETFSVTTNSESTLNCDDNLLRACYILEHGDLELSINFLINISFGEKNEDYSPETRYRALRVLQTIVDTVKLEDLTKRDYQTIRNYMRSLKYISKLELLGIGYSINTFETCSKYELVQILWKTQSYSSQALVIIAQLCIDFEIYEYSLWDKNLTKLAKLLMINELKKILLQIRNINIIVNSNGYLLAWEVTISEPFRKMDINPTSEQIEKCIEALQLLYSCPVVHGLNFTNIIKYCFQCQQDHLAVAFLPFLNDDDTIFVLEKIKYASSITKVLKELNNLYSNGILCIAYTNKIIEDTLAKMNIQ; from the exons aTGTTTTTACAAAACAAATCTgatgaatatattaatatatatcttgCCACAAAAAATGGAGCTATTTATAG AGTATTACAATTTAATCCTAAACTTATTCAGTTGACTCTTATAAATGAGATTAATATTGATGCAATAAAAGAGATAACAAAAGAAGTTAAATGTGAACAGTTATTTAAAGGATTTTCTTCTGATGAG GTAATATATGCTACTGCAAGTGTGACTACTAGAGAAGTATCAATAGCTATGTTATGTTCAAATATGTTATTTATGTGGCCCAGTGAACagcatattaattttaatacatttcattataattatattaaagtcaaatttttaaaaagctacat TGCAATGTTATGTTTACGTACAGATTATACTTTAAGTATAATATGTCCTCAAACTCTACTTGGTATACAAGTATATTCTAAGCCTATATCAGATTTtgcaattattgaaaataatgatAATGGTATATGTCAAATACTTGTGTTAACATTTGATAATGATTGTACTACGTATATGTTACATGTGCTTTCTTATCCag ATTTCCAagaaaagtttaaaataaatgtacCACCTATAACATATCTTATTGAAATTATGGATCCTTatgatgaaataattttatatttggaaggaattaataattttaccaATAATGAATATATAGATACAGTTAGAGTAAAAGCTGTATCAGAAAGTCTTCCTGAATATCAGTTACAACGTTTAGTGAGAAAAAAACAATTTGATGCAGCTGAAGCTTTtgcatataaatttaatttatctacAGATCCCATTTATTGTGCAAAAGCTGCGTTGCTCCTATCACAACTTGGACCTTGGGCAAAAAATACTTCTAGTCCTTTTCAATTAGACAtgctttttaatatatttgataaaataaaagatgtgCAATATGTGGTAGAATGTTGTAGCAAAGCACTTATACCTGAATACAAACAAATGAGGAACATTTATTTGTATGCACGTTCAAGAATAATAGAAAGTACTGCT gaagataataaatatttaaaacttctTTCTTCGATTAATGATATACTACATAAGTTAGAAACTTTTCATATGATTTGGggttataaaaaaaatgtaaaatgttatgATGAAGATATTATGAATGAATGgattaaattttcacgagcgaatTTAATGGAAGAATACAAAACACATTTGAGTTTG ggAGAAATGGAAGCAGCTACTTTGATTTGGACAAGACATCTTCCAGATATAATAAAACATGTATCCATAGAAATAGTAAAAGATATATTTGCAATTCTTCCTGAGAAGATATCCTTAGTTGCCCTTTGGACATGGTTATCACACTTTATTCCCAGTTTATTGTCATTTGTTCCTAATGCAATGTGTGAAATTATGCTCTGGGGTATTAAAAAAGTTAAATCATTTGAACAGTTTCATCGTTCAGAATGGCCCCAGATTGGAATTGATTTTGCagaaaagtttataaaattattaaaatttgaagaaagtcatcattctttatattttcagcAAGAGTGTTTGAACAAAGATTCCGATTTAAAACAATTGGTTTTTTTAATACAAGCTATGTCTGATATTCAAAAATTGAAAGTTGATTACAG attAGCAATATCTCTCAATTCGTATATTGGAGATCCTATGGAAGTCTCATATATATTACTGGAtaagatacatataaatataatccaagaatttataaatacatttctaAAACAATACATGTTGAATAATTCTCTGCAAAATGATTATGTACTTTCTTCGTATATACAG AAAACTTTAAGGAATTCTAAAAGTTGGTGGTCAGGTGAAGAAGCTCCATGGGAGAAAAAAGTTATTCttattattgatttaattcAAGATATAgag aCTAAATTACAACAAACATTAGAGGTACTGAAAAAAGCTACAGTTCCATGGTCTTCAACTATTGTAACTTTAACAGAAACAAGCTATAATTCTGATCATATTTTAATATCCCAAATCAGAATGGAACATAATTGTGTTCCAATTAAACTTATCTTAAAGAAATATGGATATGAACGCATTGGCATAAATAAT aAATTAATACActgtataataaaagaaaatcatgaaagCATGATATcagatattgaacaaataactaaaaatgatttattatcgAGGAAAAAAGCATTTGCATCCTGTGTAAATTACTACCTAGTTAGGGG GAATTTTGAAAATGTAACCAAGACATTAAGTTCCTTAGAAAATGACATTTTAGTATATTGTTGTGTACAAATTGTTAATTTCGTTAGAGCTGGTTTAACGCTAAAG gtCATGCCTGAGTCTCTTATACATCACATTGAGATGTTGGGTTGGGTAAAATTACAGTTAAAAAAGCTTTCAAAAACGTGTAAAATCCAATCACATCATTGCAATAACGTTATCGAtagtataaatgaaataaaatcaatgtattttttaaagaaagatttTCAAATTAATGTTACACTTGAGGAGTATCAAGataaaaaaaagcaaatatTACAAAACTATGTTAGGAGATTGTGCGATA tggacatagagaaagatgaaaacttatttatctcttATAAAAAAGTTATGAAGGTTGCTGACTTACTTAAATTACAAAGAATTGATGCAATATCTATATTATTAGAGCAGACAAAAAGTATaaacatattaaattattttattag ATACAAAGAAGGACAATTAAATATAATGACACATGAATgtcaatatatacataaaatatgtttatttattatgcAAGATATTACAAGAGATGCAGACATTGCAGTTACAGTTCAAAGCTTAAGTTCTGCTGCATTATGTGTATGTTCAGATG ATGAATTACAATCTATGTTACTATTGTATACATGGGcaaatttatatcaaatgtgttctaataaaaatcttAAATATGGTTCAAATTCAGTGGATATAAAGCATGAAGAATTATCAAGATCACAATGGAAGTTGTATACGATATATAAAGATTTAGCTATCGCAACAGATGAATTTTTACTACCACtatttaaaaatgcaatttCTATACAGAGAAATTATATGGCTAAATTAAAACatg ATATAAAACACGTATCAAGTGATGCAACTGATGAATATTTTGATCAG CTAAATGCAGAAGAAGCTTTGAAGAACTTGctcaataaaataaagaaattaaaagtgGAACATAACGATTATTGCTTATTGCAGattattaaaacattatatttcaacttttgcattatacaaaatataagtgatactttattaatagaaattaaatcaatatattttcatctttcaatgatattattaaaaaaaataatatgtagTCGGTCATTTGATCTTCAGCTTAGTTTATCTTGCTTGTTTATGTTGTCTGATTCAGAAGCATGTAAATGGATATCTTCTGCTTGTAAATC ATTTCAACCAGATTACGCTCGCCATTCAAGAATAACAATACTTggatatgaatattttcatttgacAGGAAATCAAATATGTCTGCagacatttaaaaataataaaatattgcattaTTGGACGCAAAAGTTGTCTAAATATTTAATCTCATATAAAG aaCTTTTAACAAGTGATGCTACAATTAAGAGAGAAATATTACAACGTATTATGAACTATAATGATGACATGGTTCCTTTGTTTCAAGAGTTCTGCTTTGATTTTGGGTTTGATATTCAGGAttgtttattactttatttacaaACAGTAGTAAAAACATGGAAcccaaaattaaatataaataattacaatgggAAAAAAG AATTGCATATTAATGAGAATGAAGTAAAtgaattaagaaaaaaatgCAATATAATTGCTACTTATATCACAGATAAAATTGCCTTAAAGGACAGTGTTACAAGTGTTTTATCGCAA ataaatttttattattatgaagTATTTATAATTCTTATGGATCTTATAGAGGACAAAAATATAGaacatagaaattatttttgtttcttacaAAATTATACTCGCACTGG TTTAGCTACACAAATAGAATGTGAAGAGTGGATGCATCTCAACCCAGGATATACTTCTTTACCTCCTATTGCAGAATGGCGATTACCTTTTCTGCCTAAAGTTGAATTATGGAAACTTATAA ctcctgaattaaatttaaagacTTATGAGAAATGGCTAGATATTGCTCCTGTTCTTAAATTACAACCTCATATTGTATGTACTTTAGCCATAAAAGGAGAAGTAACACGTGCTTGGAAGAATAAACACAAAATGGATAAATGGTCTCTTTGTTCAAAAAATGGTAGTTTGCTAGATGATATAAAAAGATGTATAGAAAGAATGACTGGTCCAGATGCATTGTATTATGGTACAGCAGCATTATATTATGTTGTCAATCATACACCACcag GAGCTGATCAAGTAGCAGCAGTTGAAGAGTGTTATAAATATGCTCAGCTGTCAGCCCAGAAATCTACGACGTTTGAAGAAGGAATGCTAgaa aaaataaaattcaaatatttacgtTTTACATCGGAACATGTTTTACGTGTACATGGCTtagataacaaaaattatttgtcattAATCGGAAACCCGAATAAATTAGTTCGTGAATTATATGCAGATGAAAGTATACCTCAAAGATATCAATGTGTTACTAATCATAGACCTGATATAAATACTGCTGTTAATTCTCTCAGTCAGTTATTCTCTATCAATGTGGTTAAACTACGGATAGAATTATTACAGGAGTGGTTACAACCAGatactaaatatataaaattcaatcaaaGTATAACAGAAACATTTTCAGTAACAACAAATTCCGAATCAACTCTAAATTGTGATGATAATTTATTAAG AGCATGCTACATTTTAGAACATGGAGACCTCGAATTGTCAATcaattttcttataaatataagtTTTGGCGAAAAAAATGAAGATTATAGTCCTGAAACACGTTATAGAGCTCTTCGTGTATTACAAACTATAGTCGATACTGTTAAATTGGAAGATTTAACTAAACGTGATTACCAAACAATCAG aaaTTATATGAGATCtttgaaatatataagtaaattaGAATTATTAGGAATAGGTTACAGTATAAATACATTTGAAACATGTTCTAAATATGAACTTGTGCAAATTTTATGGAAAACACAAAGTTATTCATCGCAAGCACTTGTTATTATTGCACAGCTTTGCAtagattttgaaatatatgaatattctCTCTGGGATAAAAATTTAACTAAATTAGCTAAATTATTAATG attaatgaattaaaaaaaattttactacaaatacgaaatataaatattattgtaaattcTAATGGATATCTATTGGCATGGGAAGTAACAATTTCAGAACCTTTCAGAAAAATGGATATAAATCCGACCTctgaacaaattgaaaaatgcATTGAAGctttacaacttttatattcgtgtCCAGTCGTACATGGCTTAAATTTCACTAACATCATAAAGTATTGTTTTCAGTGCCAACAAGATCATTTAGCAGTTgcatttttaccatttttaaatGATGATGATACAATATTTGTTTTGGAA aaaattaaatatgcaTCTAGTATTACTAAggtattaaaagaattaaataacttATATTCAAATGGAATACTTTGTATAGCTTAC actaataaaattatagaagatACACTAGCAAAAATGAACATTCAGTAA